The nucleotide sequence TACACAATACAATAATTTAACGTCTGACAAAACAAGTTTAACGTATCCACGTGGAAAAtcagaatatatttttcttttgtcgacGAAGCGGAAaacctaatttaatttttatatgttggaTCCATGTACGTATATTttgcagtgttcaagaaagcgctaggcggtatctgggcggtgatcCAGTGCCTAGCGCCTAAAACGCTTAGTCGGAGTCTAGAcggttttaggcggtttaggcgtttacaacataaaacattaaatatataaaattatacaaaaatacatgttataaaaaaaaatatatataaattataaacaaaagtaaaaaaaaatacatttacttaagttatattaacaacatataaatgtttataattacgtatatagatataaaacataataatttaaatatatgtaatttaaaaatcaaaaataaatattaaaatataatttatgtaattttaagcggtttaggcggtcatctaggcgtctgctgagcgcctagcgcttagacggcgcctaggcggccgcctagaccgctttcttgaacactgatattaatattttggaaGGAAGATGACAAACTTAGATAtataattgaaataaataattaaacggGAGAATCATTGATAATGCAACATGTTGTCATGATcctatataaaactttatactTGGGAAAAAAACCTTGATACCACCCTCCATTGTTTACCATGtaaacatttacaaaaaaaaaaattgcttcatttttttaaactagTTAAATATCAAATCATAAAGTTTTTGCATCTACATATATCtaggatagaaaaaaaaaacaaaaatgtgtttcTTCAGTGTGGCTAGAAAAAAATTCCTAGACCAAAACACTAATTTCGCAgtttgtagaatatatatattttggccATTAAGTATGCAATGACAGTCTTTGGTGAAATTTGATATTTGGCGTAAATCCAAATGGCTAATTCACGTGGGAAAAAGATATGCATATAAATTGATCAAGACAATggtaaaatattgaaatttcataaattatctTTCACAAAAACATGCATGCATAGTTTTCTAGACCTacagtatttaatttttaaaggcTTTAATTTGATATGGATTATTATGTACACTTATAAAAAGCTTTGATATACATATCCATAatacttaattttcttttgtacattaaaattttttaaaggcTGTATCTACAAACTTCCTTTTGTCAACATATGGATTAGTTGCAGCAACTTTTGTGTACCTACATTGCTTCACAaacttgatcatcttcttctcttcctttctttttcttcttcttacaaaaatgtttttgataaCACTTTCCACAAGGGCATTTTCGTTATTTATCAGGTCATCAAAGTCAAAAGCTAAACTATGATCTTCTCCCTCCGACAAGATACAAGACACGAAAGCCCTATTTAATGCAAAGATCACACATACACACTTAGCCTCATTCACTAAGATCCTTATTATTTTGATCATCGCCTTGCTTCATCAAAATTTCTCTCCCTTCTAATTGCTCTTCAACAGGTTCGACGAtacatatactgatatacatacatacatgcatgCAAACATATACGTATCTTTCTGCTCATACACGTTTAACAAGTACAAGTTCATATGAATTCAGTTACGGTGTTTGCTTAATTTATATACTGTTATCTCTTAGCTAGATTGATGTAATTCTATACTTATGCTTAATTATTTATTCAAGATTAATTCTCAGgaaattaaataacatatatattttgtgttatagTAATTATAATGGGGCGATCACCATGTTGCGATGAGAATGGGTTAAAGAAAGGGCCATGGACACAAGAGGAGGATGAGAAACTGATAGTTCACATTCAAAAACATGGCCATGGAAGCTGGAGAGCTCTTCCGAAGCAAGCTGGTTTAAACCGATGCGGGAAGAGTTGTAGATTGAGATGGACTAACTACTTGAGACCTGACATTAAGAGAGGAAATTTCactgaagaggaagaacaaactATTATCAACCTCCATTCCCTTCTTGGAAACAAGTAATGAATCACTTTATTTTACAAGTCCTTAATTACTTTGATTGAAAATTAAACCATTTGTTAATTCTTCTAgtcaaatctttaattatatcTCACAGGTGGTTTAAATAGTTAGTGTGAAACGAGCTAGGAGCCTAGGACTAATTAAGTTTATAACCAGAATCAAGAGTAGGATCtgatatatgaaatatataatgaacatatatattagtattatatGGCTTATGGATGAAAGAGTATAATTGACATATGTATATACCTACTACACTGGTTTTCTCTAGGTGCATACGTCTGTAGCCATTTTTTCAATCTTGAAAACTAAGTCTTGTTATGactaaaacaaatcaatattaGGTATTAGTCTTAAACTAATCCACTAGCTAGGATAATATcagtttgattatttttttttaaaaagttttgtatGTGTTTCTGAAAGGTGGTCGTCGATAGCTGGTAATCTTCCTGGGAGAACGgacaatgaaataaaaaactattgGAACACACATTTGAGAAAGAAACTTCTCCAAATGGGGATTGATCCGGTGACCCATAGGCCAAGAACCGACCATCTAAATGTCCTAGCTGCTCTCCCGCAGCTTCTCGCGGCCGCAAATTTGAACAGCCTCTTGAATCTCAATCAAAATGTGCAGTTGGACGCAACAACTCTTGCTAAAGCTCAGTTGATACACAACATGATTCAAGTCCTTAGTACCAATAACAACACCAatcatccttctttttcttcatcaaccATGCAAACCAATAACAACGATCTCTTTGGCCATTCTTCTTACTTGGagaaccaaaatatatttggtcAGTCTCAAACCTTCTCTCACATTCTTGAGAACAATCATGATAACCCTTTGGATTCTTTAGCTTCCGGCCCCATACAACCGGATTTTCAAGATGATCATAATTCACTCCCACTGTTGGTTCCTGCTTCTCCTGATGAAGAATCTAAACAAACTCAAATGATGGTCAAGAACAAAGACATCGCGGAGTACCATCATCCTGATCATACTACAAACCCTTCATCATCAAATTCGACGTTCACACAAGATCATCATCAGCCATGGTGTGACGTTATTGATGATGGAGCAAGTGATTCTTATTGGAAAGAGATTATAGAGTAAGTCCTCTTACAGTATTCACCCACATACATATCTTGTTTCGTGATCACATGAACGTTTTCAGTGAATGGACGCTTCGGGGCTAGTCTAATGTTTTAATTCTCCATTTTGCAGGCAGACGTGTTCGGAACCATGGCCATTTCCTGAATAGACAAGACtggaaaataattaaagagagaatactttgataattttatttgttgttaactaATCTTCCTTACATTCTGTTTTTTAGGACCATGTGTGGGTAAACCGTGATCTTGTACAAACTTAATTACTGTACCTTACCGTATTAGATACAAATGATTCGTGTTTGTAATTACTTTAATacttctaaattatatattttgatgaaaaatacaaaacgttgattttttttttttctctcatccaTTTGGATTTCTTAATTAAAAGGTAAATAAACATACTACATCGACACGTAAACGCATACGCAAATacaagtaaaacaaacaagCTTGTGATGTCTTCTATTAGTTGTATTTTTTAGTCAACCaagtaaaaccaaaacagatTCTTGAGTCTCCCAAGccgaataaacaaataaatctgATTACTTTTGGATAAGAAATATATAGTagtacttttgtttgttttaccaaatataATTGAAGTTAAAAGATTTAGTTGGCGATGGGTAAGAAGAAGTGAACTACAAAATATCTCTCGAAAGTGACACAACCTTGTTTTCGTTTTGACTTTGGTAGGAGNNNNNNNNNNNNNNNNNNNNNNNNNNNNNNNNNNNNNNNNNNNNNNNNNNNNNNNNNNNNNNNNNNNNNNNNNNNNNNNNNNNNNNNNNNNNNNNNNNNNNNNNNNNNNNNNNNNNNNNNNNNNNNNNNNNNNNNNNNNNNNNNNNNNNNNNNNNNNNNNNNNNNNNNNNNNNNNNNNNNNNNNNNNNNNNNNNNNNNNNNNNNNNNNNNNNNNNNNNNNNNNNNNNNNNNNNNNNNNNNNNNNNNNNNNNNNNNNNNNNNNNNNNNNNNNNNNNNNNNNNNNNNNNNNNNNNNNNNNNNNNNNNNNNNNNNNNNNNNNNNNNNNNNNNNNNNNNNNNNNNNNNNNNNNNNNNNNNNNNNNNNNNNNNNNNNNNNNNNNNNNNNNNNNNNNNNNNNNNNNNNNNNNNNNNNNNNNNNNNNNNNNNNNNNNNNNNNNNNNNNNNNNNNNNNNNNNNNNNNNNNNNNNNNNNNNNNNNNNNNNNNNNNNNNNNNNNNNNNNNNNNNNNNNNNNNNNNNNNNNNNNNNNNNNNNNNNNNNNNNNNNNNNNNNNNNNNNNNNNNNNNNNNNNNNNNNNNNNNNNNNNNNNNNNNNNNNNNNNNNNNNNNNNNNNNNNNNNNNNNNNNNNNNNNNNNNNNNNNNNNNNNNNNNNNNNNNNNNNNNNNNNNNNNNNNNNNNNNNNNNNNNNNNNNNNNNNNNNNNNNNNNNNNNNNNNNNNNNNNNNNNNNNNNNNNNNNNNNNNNNNNNNNNNNNNNNNNNNNNNNNNNNNNNNNNNNNNNNNNNNNNNNNNNNNNNNNNNNNNNNNNNNNNNNNNNNNNNNNNNNNNNNNNNNNNNNNNNNNNNNNNNNNNNNNNNNNNNNNNNNNNNNNNNNNNNNNNNNNNNNNNNNNNNNNNNNNNNNNNNNNNNNNNNNNNNNNNNNNNNNNNNNNNNNNNNNNNNNNNNNNNNNNNNNNNNNNNNNNNNNNNNNNNNNNNNNNNNNNNNNNNNNNNNNNNNNNNNNNNNNNNNNNNNNNNNNNNNNNNNNNNNNNNNNNNNNNNNNNNNNNNNNNNNNNNNNNNNNNNNNNNNNNNNNNNNNNNNNNNNNNNNNNNNNNNNNNNNNNNNNNNNNNNNNNNNNNNNNNNNNNNNNNNNNNNNNNNNNNNNNNNNNNNNNNNNNNNNNNNNNNNNNNNNNNNNNNNNNNNNNNNNNNNNNNNNNNNNNNNNNNNNNNNNNNNNNNNNNNNNNNNNNNNNNNNNNNNNNNNNNNNNNNNNNNNNNNNNNNNNNNNNNNNNNNNNNNNNNNNNNNNNNNNNNNNNNNNNNNNNNNNNNNNNNNNNNNNNNNNNNNNNNNNNNNNNNNNNNNNNNNNNNNNNNNNNNNNNNNNNNNNNNNNNNNNNNNNNNNNNNNNNNNNNNNNNNNNNNNNNNNNNNNNNNNNNNNNNNNNNNNNNNNNNNNNNNNNNNNNNNNNNNNNNNNNNNNNNNNNNNNNNNNNNNNNNNNNNNNNNNNNNNNNNNNNNNNNNNNNNNNNNNNNNNNNNNNNNNNNNNNNNNNNNNNNNNNNNNNNNNNNNNNNNNNNNNNNNNNNNNNNNNNNNNNNNNNNNNNNNNNNNNNNNNNNNNNNNNNNNNNNNNNNNNNNNNNNNNNNNNNNNNNNNNNNNNNNNNNNNNNNNNNNNNNNNNNNNNNNNNNNNNNNNNNNNNNNNNNNNNNNNNNNNNNNNNNNNNNNNNNNNNNNNNNNNNNNNNNNNNNNNNNNNNNNNNNNNNNNNNNNNNNNNNNNNNNNNNNNNNNNNNNNNNNNNNNNNNNNNNNNNNNNNNNNNNNNNNNNNNNNNNNNNNNNNNNNNNNNNNNNNNNNNNNNNNNNNNNNNNNNNNNNNNNNNNNNNNNNNNNNNNNNNNNNNNNNNNNNNNNNNNNNNNNNNNNNNNNNNNNNNNNNNNNNNNNNNNNNNNNNNNNNNNNNNNNNNNNNNNNNNNNNNNNNNNNNNNNNNNNNNNNNNNNNNNNNNNNNNNNNNNNNNNNNNNNNNNNNNNNNNNNNNNNNNNNNNNNNNNNNNNNNNNNNNNNNNNNNNNNNNNNNNNNNNNNNNNNNNNNNNNNNNNNNNNNNNNNNNNNNNNNNNNNNNNNNNNNNNNNNNNNNNNNNNNNNNNNNNNNNNNNNNNNNNNNNNNNNNNNNNNNNNNNNNNNNNNNNNNNNNNNNNNNNNNNNNNNNNNNNNNNNNNNNNNNNNNNNNNNNNNNNNNNNNNNNNNNNNNNNNNNNNNNNNNNNNNNNNNNNNNNNNNNNNNNNNNNNNNNNNNNNNNNNNNNNNNNNNNNNNNNNNNNNNNNNNNNNNNNNNNNNNNNNNNNNNNNNNNNNNNNNNNNNNNNNNNNNNNNNNNNNNNNNNNNNNNNNNNNNNNNNNNNNNNNNNNNNNNNNNNNNNNNNNNNNNNNNNNNNNNNNNNNNNNNNNNNNNNNNNNNNNNNNNNNNNNNNNNNNNNNNNNNNNNNNNNNNNNNNNNNNNNNNNNNNNNNNNNNNNNNNNNNNNNNNNNNNNNNNNNNNNNNNNNNNNNNNNNNNNNNNNNNNNNNNNNNNNNNNNNNNNNNNNNNNNNNNNNNNNNNNNNNNNNNNNNNNNNNNNNNNNNNNNNNNNNNNNNNNNNNNNNNNNNNNNNNNNNNNNNNNNNNNNNNNNNNNNNNNNNNNNNNNNNNNNNNNNNNNNNNNNNNNNNNNNNNNNNNNNNNNNNNNNNNNNNNNNNNNNNNNNNNNNNNNNNNNNNNNNNNNNNNNNNNNNNNNNNNNNNNNNNNNNNNNNNNNNNNNNNNNNNNNNNNNNNNNNNNNNNNNNNNNNNNNNNNNNNNNNNNNNNNNNNNNNNNNNNNNNNNNNNNNNNNNNNNNNNNNNNNNNNNNNNNNNNNNNNNNNNNNNNNNNNNNNNNNNNNNNNNNNNNNNNNNNNNNNNNNNNNNNNNNNNNNNNNNNNNNNNNNNNNNNNNNNNNNNNNNNNNNNNNNNNNNNNNNNNNNNNNNNNNNNNNNNNNNNNNNNNNNNNNNNNNNNNNNNNNNNNNNNNNNNNNNNNNNNNNNNNNNNNNNNNNNNNNNNNNNNNNNNNNNNNNNNNNNNNNNNNNNNNNNNNNNNNNNNNNNNNNNNNNNNNNNNNNNNNNNNNNNNNNNNNNNNNNNNNNNNNNNNNNNNNNNNNNNNNNNNNNNNNNNNNNNNNNNNNNNNNNNNNNNNNNNNNNNNNNNNNNNNNNNNNNNNNNNNNNNNNNNNNNNNNNNNNNNNNNNNNNNNNNNNNNNNNNNNNNNNNNNNNNNNNNNNNNNNNNNNNNNNNNNNNNNNNNNNNNNNNNNNNNNNNNNNNNNNNNNNNNNNNNNNNNNNNNNNNNNNNNNNNNNNNNNNNNNNNNNNNNNNNNNNNNNNNNNNNNNNNNNNNNNNNNNNNNNNNNNNNNNNNNNNNNNNNNNNNNNNNNNNNNNNNNNNNNNNNNNNNNNNNNNNNNNNNNNNNNNNNNNNNNNNNNNNNNNNNNNNNNNNNNNNNNNNNNNNNNNNNNNNNNNNNNNNNNNNNNNNNNNNNNNNNNNNNNNNNNNNNNNNNNNNNNNNNNNNNNNNNNNNNNNNNNNNNNNNNNNNNNNNNNNNNNNNNNNNNNNNNNNNNNNNNNNNNNNNNNNNNNNNNNNNNNNNNNNNNNNNNNNNNNNNNNNNNNNNNNNNNNNNNNNNNNNNNNNNNNNNNNNNNNNNNNNNNNNNNNNNNNNNNNNNNNNNNNNNNNNNNNNNNNNNNNNNNNNNNNNNNNNNNNNNNNNNNNNNNNNNNNNNNNNNNNNNNNNNNNNNNNNNNNNNNNNNNNNNNNNNNNNNNNNNNNNNNNNNNNNNNNNNNNNNNNNNNNNNNNNNNNNNNNNNNNNNNNNNNNNNNNNNNNNNNNNNNNNNNNNNNNNNNNNNNNNNNNNNNNNNNNNNNNNNNNNNNNNNNNNNNNNNNNNNNNNNNNNNNNNNNNNNNNNNNNNNNNNNNNNNNNNNNNNNNNNNNNNNNNNNNNNNNNNNNNNNNNNNNNNNNNNNNNNNNNNNNNNNNNNNNNNNNNNNNNNNNNNNNNNNNNNNNNNNNNNNNNNNNNNNNNNNNNNNNNNNNNNNNNNNNNNNNNNNNNNNNNNNNNNNNNNNNNNNNNNNNNNNNNNNNNNNNNNNNNNNNNNNNNNNNNNNNNNNNNNNNNNNNNNNNNNNNNNNNNNNNNNNNNNNNNNNNNNNNNNNNNNNNNNNNNNNNNNNNNNNNNNNNNNNNNNNNNNNNNNNNNNNNNNNNNNNNNNNNNNNNNNNNNNNNNNNNNNNNNNNNNNNNNNNNNNNNNNNNNNNNNNNNNNNNNNNNNNNNNNNNNNNNNNNNNNNNNNNNNNNNNNNNNNNNNNNNNNNNNNNNNNNNNNNNNNNNNNNNNNNNNNNNNNNNNNNNNNNNNNNNNNNNNNNNNNNNNNNNNNNNNNNNNNNNNNNNNNNNNNNNNNNNNNNNNNNNNNNNNNNNNNNNNNNNNNNNNNNNNNNNNNNNNNNNNNNNNNNNNNNNNNNNNNNNNNNNNNNNNNNNNNNNNNNNNNNNNNNNNNNNNNNNNNNNNNNNNNNNNNNNNNNNNNNNNNNNNNNNNNNNNNNNNNNNNNNNNNNNNNNNNNNNNNNNNNNNNNNNNNNNNNNNNNNNNNNNNNNNNNNNNNNNNNNNNNNNNNNNNNNNNNNNNNNNNNNNNNNNNNNNNNNNNNNNNNNNNNNNNNNNNNNNNNNNNNNNNNNNNNNNNNNNNNNNNNNNNNNNNNNNNNNNNNNNNNNNNNNNNNNNNNNNNNNNNNNNNNNNNNNNNNNNNNNNNNNNNNNNNNNNNNNNNNNNNNNNNNNNNNNNNNNNNNNNNNNNNNNNNNNNNNNNNNNNNNNNNNNNNNNNNNNNNNNNNNNNNNNNNNNNNNNNNNNNNNNNNNNNNNNNNNNNNNNNNNNNNNNNNNNNNNNNNNNNNNNNNNNNNNNNNNNNNNNNNNNNNNNNNNNNNNNNNNNNNNNNNNNNNNNNNNNNNNNNNNNNNNNNNNNNNNNNNNNNNNNNNNNNNNNNNNNNNNNNNNNNNNNNNNNNNNNNNNNNNNNNNNNNNNNNNNNNNNNNNNNNNNNNNNNNNNNNNNNNNNNNNNNNNNNNNNNNNNNNNNNNNNNNNNNNNNNNNNNNNNNNNNNNNNNNNNNNNNNNNNNNNNNNNNNNNNNNNNNNNNNNNNNNNNNNNNNNNNNNNNNNNNNNNNNNNNNNNNNNNNNNNNNNNNNNNNNNNNNNNNNNNNNNNNNNNNNNNNNNNNNNNNNNNNNNNNNNNNNNNNNNNNNNNNNNNNNNNNNNNNNNNNNNNNNNNNNNNNNNNNNNNNNNNNNNNNNNNNNNNNNNNNNNNNNNNNNNNNNNNNNNNNNNNNNNNNNNNNNNNNNNNNNNNNNNNNNNNNNNNNNNNNNNNNNNNNNNNNNNNNNNNNNNNNNNNNNNNNNNNNNNNNNNNNNNNNNNNNNNNNNNNNNNNNNNNNNNNNNNNNNNNNNNNNNNNNNNNNNNNNNNNNNNNNNNNNNNNNNNNNNNNNNNNNNNNNNNNNNNNNNNNNNNNNNNNNNNNNNNNNNNNNNNNNNNNNNNNNNNNNNNNNNNNNNNNNNNNNNNNNNNNNNNNNNNNNNNNNNNNNNNNNNNNNNNNNNNNNNNNNNNNNNNNNNNNNNNNNNNNNNNNNNNNNNNNNNNNNNNNNNNNNNNNNNNNNNNNNNNNNNNNNNNNNNNNNNNNNNNNNNNNNNNNNNNNNNNNNNNNNNNNNNNNNNNNNNNNNNNNNNNNNNNNNNNNNNNNNNNNNNNNNNNNNNNNNNNNNNNNNNNNNNNNNNNNNNNNNNNNNNNNNNNNNNNNNNNNNNNNNNNNNNNNNNNNNNNNNNNNNNNNNNNNNNNNNNNNNNNNNNNNNNNNNNNNNNNNNNNNNNNNNNNNNNNNNNNNNNNNNNNNNNNNNNNNNNNNNNNNNNNNNNNNNNNNNNNNNNNNNNNNNNNNNNNNNNNNNNNNNNNNNNNNNNNNNNNNNNNNNNNNNNNNNNNNNNNNNNNNNNNNNNNNNNNNNNNNNNNNNNNNNNNNNNNNNNNNNNNNNNNNNNNNNNNNNNNNNNNNNNNNNNNNNNNNNNNNNNNNNNNNNNNNNNNNNNNNNNNNNNNNNNNNNNNNNNNNNNNNNNNNNNNNNNNNNNNNNNNNNNNNNNNNNNNNNNNNNNNNNNNNNNNNNNNNNNNNNNNNNNNNNNNNNNNNNNNNNNNNNNNNNNNNNNNNNNNNNNNNNNNNNNNNNNNNNNNNNNNNNNNNNNNNNNNNNNNNNNNNNNNNNNNNNNNNNNNNNNNNNNNNNNNNNNNNNNNNNNNNNNNNNNNNNNNNNNNNNNNNNNNNNNNNNNNNNNNNNNNNNNNNNNNNNNNNNNNNNNNNNNNNNNNNNNNNttgcttttttttttttttttgttcatccaTTTGGATTTCTTAATTAAAAGGTAAATAAACATACTACATCGACACGTAAACGCATACGCAAATacaagtaaaacaaacaagCTTGTGATGTCTTCTATTAGTTGTATTTTTTAGTCAACCaagtaaaaccaaaacagatTCTTGAGTCTCCCAAGccgaataaacaaataaatctgATTACTTTTGGATAAGAAATATATAGTagtacttttgtttgttttaccaaatataATTGAAGTTAAAAGATTTAGTTGGCGATGGGTAAGAAGAAGTGAACTACAAAATATCTCTCGAAAGTGACACAACCTTGTTTTCGTTTTGACTTTGGTAGGAGACAAAAGGGTTTAAATGAATAAAGTTTTAGTTACATACATTACGCTACATGTCTCGTGGGACAGAACATCTTGGCACTATTTTTAATCTCGCGGCCGAAACTAAAAgtcatcaacatttttttttggtcaaccgaCTCATGAACACTTGTGATTTGATATTAAGATGGAAAGGGTAAATTacttaaattaacaaaattgaaTACTTTCAGTCAAAGGAAGTATCGTTCTCAATATTAATTCAAGTTAAACACTCAACCAAACCACATTTCATTTTTGGGTTGTGACAGGGAGATATAAAGTGAAACGTGTTTTAACGATTTAATTGAACTTTTTAACAAGGTACAAGATTActctcaagaaaataaaaagccaACGGTTAGAATTTTTAATCTGGTTTAATTTGTCTGTCTACACCAAAATTCAGAGAacttttgagttattttctactaaagagataattttttattttttttttaatatgttgggatgcgataaaaacaaaatttttaaaaggaaaagaaacagaagtgTGATTTTAAGAactgaaaccaaaccaattcGCGTTTTTGGCAACTCCATCAAAATATCATCAGTCTCCGCATGAATCTATATATTGAGCTATGTCTTCTTCTAAAGACTGTAACAAAAGATCAGAGACGTAATCAGAATCCTGAAAATGAGTTTACCAGAGACAAATCGATGTGAAGCAAAGACGCAAGCAAGATTATCTATAAGTGTCCTTCAAGGCTTTGGTCTCTTTGGTGGTGTATCCGAGTTTCCAGGCTCCGATTTCCGCTTTATTCCCAAGAAATGCTCCACCTGAAANNNNNNNNNNNNNNNNNNNNNNNNNNNNNNNNNNNNNNNNNNNNNNNNNNNNNNNNNNNNNNNNNNNNNNNNNNNNNNNNNNNNNNNNNNNNNNNNNNNNNNNNNNNNNNNNNNNNNNNNNNNNNNNNNNNNNNNNNNNNNNNNNNNNNNNNNNNNNNNNNNNNNNNNNNNNNNNNNNNNNNNNNNNNNNNNNNNNNNNNNNNNNNNNNNNNNNNNNNNNNNNNNNNNNNNNNNNNNNNNNNNNNNNNNNNNNNNNNNNNNNNNNNNNNNNNNNNNNNNNNNNNNNNNNNNNNNNNNNNNNNNNNNNNNNNNNNNNNNNNNNNNNNNNNNNNNNNNNNNNNNNNNNNNNNNNNNNNNNNNNNNNNNNNNNNNNNNNNNNNNNNNNNNNNNNNNNNNNNNNNNNNNNNNNNNNNNNNNNNNNNNNNNNNNNNNNNNNNNNNNNNNNNNNNNNNNNNNNNNNNNNNNNNNNNNNNNNNNNNNNNNNNNNNNNNNNNNNNNNNNNNNNNNNNNNNNNNNNNNNNNNNNNNNNNNNNNNNNNNNNNNNNNNNNNNNNNNNNNNNNNNNNNNNNNNNNNNNNNNNNNNNNNNNNNNNNNNNNNNNNNNNNNNNNNNNNNNNNNNNNNNNNNNNNNNNNNNNNNNNNNNNNNNNNNNNNNNNNNNNNNNNNNNNNNNNNNNNNNNNNNNNNNNNNNNNNNNNNNNNNNNNNNNNNNNNNNNNNNNNNNNNNNNNNNNNNNNNNNNNNNNNNNNNNNNNNNNNNNNNNNNNNNNNNNNNNNNNNNNNNNNNNNNNNNNNNNNNNNNNNNNNNNNNNNNNNNNNNNNNNNNNNNNNNNNNNNNNNNNNNNNNNNNNNNNNNNNNNNNNNNNNNNNNNNNNNNNNN is from Camelina sativa cultivar DH55 chromosome 20, Cs, whole genome shotgun sequence and encodes:
- the LOC104769965 gene encoding transcription factor MYB39-like; this translates as MGRSPCCDENGLKKGPWTQEEDEKLIVHIQKHGHGSWRALPKQAGLNRCGKSCRLRWTNYLRPDIKRGNFTEEEEQTIINLHSLLGNKWSSIAGNLPGRTDNEIKNYWNTHLRKKLLQMGIDPVTHRPRTDHLNVLAALPQLLAAANLNSLLNLNQNVQLDATTLAKAQLIHNMIQVLSTNNNTNHPSFSSSTMQTNNNDLFGHSSYLENQNIFGQSQTFSHILENNHDNPLDSLASGPIQPDFQDDHNSLPLLVPASPDEESKQTQMMVKNKDIAEYHHPDHTTNPSSSNSTFTQDHHQPWCDVIDDGASDSYWKEIIEQTCSEPWPFPE